A stretch of Paludisphaera borealis DNA encodes these proteins:
- a CDS encoding serine/threonine-protein kinase, giving the protein MSGAGFPGDRPVPSGPSAGTSCPDSFAPRRRVVSSAGVRGESEIRDVLHGRLRAAVFVLSLCFLAFFVVNAFSPGVLTGILHLQGVVVVMLMAATALLSTGWKPSSRRLRIMEAVVFGGVGVYFIIAIYLGMRLRLGVEADGAWQLADFLKSALSCMLLIIYTYAIFIPNDARRAARMIAPLALTLLVAPSALALTTPAFRALLGTHPALSFENLGEHALLLTLAASTAVYGAHTINRYRAEVLHSREMNQYVLIRKLGAGGMGDVFLAEHSLLKRPCALKLINEKLDQNPTALARFELEVRATARLSHWNTVEVYDYGRTDLGAFFYVMEYLPGCSLQELVDRHGPLPAGRVIYLLRQACGALNEAHQAGLVHRDLKPPNIFAAYRGGQYDVAKILDFGLVKPIHDERSSVLTLEGVVTGSPLYMAPELIVRNHEPDARVDVYGIGAVAYYLLTGRPPFLGPDAMAVMIAHARDPVEPLSAVVPGVPPDLEEVVLRCLEKDPADRFQDVVSLARALEACSDADDWSAERAAAWWRTHQPIEAADQPPPPPDRETDREALDSLNHVDFQAIARPGPREPLDPELTIAEDRGHPARLLPHGYDATRDRSPSESS; this is encoded by the coding sequence ATGTCCGGAGCCGGCTTTCCAGGAGATCGGCCCGTTCCCTCCGGCCCGTCGGCCGGGACGTCGTGTCCTGACAGCTTCGCGCCGCGGCGTCGGGTCGTTTCCAGCGCCGGCGTCCGGGGCGAGTCCGAGATCCGCGACGTGCTCCACGGTCGGCTTCGCGCGGCGGTGTTCGTGCTGTCGCTCTGCTTCCTCGCCTTCTTCGTCGTCAACGCCTTCAGTCCGGGCGTACTGACCGGAATCCTCCACCTGCAAGGCGTGGTCGTGGTGATGCTGATGGCCGCGACGGCCCTGCTTTCGACAGGGTGGAAGCCTTCGTCCCGGCGGCTTCGAATCATGGAGGCCGTGGTCTTTGGAGGGGTCGGCGTCTACTTCATCATCGCCATCTATCTGGGGATGCGACTGCGGCTCGGCGTAGAGGCCGACGGCGCCTGGCAGTTGGCCGATTTCCTCAAAAGCGCCCTGTCCTGCATGCTGCTGATTATCTACACGTATGCGATCTTCATCCCGAACGACGCGAGGCGGGCCGCCAGGATGATCGCGCCGCTGGCCTTGACCCTGCTCGTCGCGCCGTCGGCCCTCGCCCTGACCACGCCTGCATTTCGGGCGCTCCTGGGTACGCATCCGGCCTTGAGCTTCGAGAACCTCGGTGAACACGCGCTGCTCCTGACCCTTGCCGCCTCGACCGCCGTCTACGGCGCTCACACGATCAACCGATACCGGGCCGAGGTCCTCCATTCTCGCGAGATGAATCAGTATGTGCTGATCCGGAAGCTGGGGGCCGGCGGTATGGGCGACGTCTTTCTGGCCGAGCATTCGCTGCTGAAGCGGCCGTGCGCACTCAAGCTGATCAACGAGAAGCTGGACCAGAACCCGACGGCCCTGGCGCGGTTCGAGCTGGAAGTCCGGGCGACGGCCAGGCTGTCGCACTGGAACACGGTCGAGGTCTACGACTACGGCCGAACCGACCTCGGCGCGTTCTTCTACGTGATGGAGTACCTTCCCGGTTGCAGCCTCCAGGAACTGGTCGACCGTCACGGGCCGTTGCCGGCGGGGCGGGTGATCTACCTCCTCAGGCAAGCCTGCGGCGCCCTGAACGAGGCGCACCAGGCGGGCCTGGTGCATCGCGACCTCAAACCTCCCAACATCTTCGCGGCCTACCGCGGCGGACAGTACGACGTCGCCAAGATCCTCGATTTCGGCCTGGTCAAACCGATCCACGACGAGCGGTCGTCGGTCCTGACCCTCGAAGGCGTGGTCACCGGATCGCCCCTCTACATGGCGCCCGAGTTGATCGTCAGGAACCACGAGCCCGACGCGCGGGTCGACGTTTATGGGATCGGCGCGGTCGCCTACTACCTGCTGACCGGCCGGCCGCCGTTCCTGGGACCCGACGCCATGGCCGTGATGATCGCTCACGCCCGCGACCCCGTCGAGCCCCTCTCCGCCGTCGTCCCCGGCGTGCCCCCGGACCTTGAAGAGGTCGTCCTGCGCTGCCTTGAGAAAGATCCGGCCGACCGCTTCCAGGACGTCGTCAGCCTGGCCCGCGCCCTCGAAGCCTGCTCCGACGCCGACGACTGGTCGGCCGAGCGAGCAGCGGCCTGGTGGCGGACGCACCAGCCGATCGAGGCGGCCGACCAGCCGCCCCCCCCGCCGGACCGTGAGACCGATCGCGAGGCCCTCGACTCCCTGAACCACGTCGACTTTCAGGCCATCGCCCGGCCGGGCCCTCGCGAGCCTCTTGATCCCGAACTCACGATCGCCGAAGATCGGGGACATCCGGCTCGCCTCCTTCCCCACGGTTACGACGCAACCCGCGACCGATCGCCGAGTGAATCCTCGTGA